A genome region from Hippopotamus amphibius kiboko isolate mHipAmp2 chromosome 1, mHipAmp2.hap2, whole genome shotgun sequence includes the following:
- the LOC130838387 gene encoding low-density lipoprotein receptor class A domain-containing protein 1 isoform X3: MTMKGLLWSLPDKQLSLSPCLLRRKPRRRTGGWGVEQGRGTLIPTATHQTGPGPETAFGGVGPQTEPRASQWAWEPPPVGKPVLPPGPPWGGTTCSGQGRGSLGPGAGCSVTGFPPHTADCRLFCCSRRGACLSAFLLLLLATLAALIALVVILGPPPRTPAAQACVTQMNRTGFLCRDQRSCIPASSVCDGVRTCAHGEDEEEALCREVPRSLPGFLVAYCGDPASWIYSDQKCDGINNCGDCSDELSPVTMCPPCGPGWWHCPSTVFKYCSCIPRSLCRDQVQHCFDWSDEYSCPRP, from the exons ATGACTATGAAGGGCCTGCTTTGGTCTCTGCCCGATAAGcagctgtctctctctccctgcctcctgaggAGAAAGCCTCGTAGAAGgacaggagggtggggggtggagcaGGGACGCGGGACCCTCATCCCAACTGCCACTCACCAGACTGGACCTGGGCCAGAGACAGCCTTCGGTGGGGTGGGCCCGCAGACAGAGCCGAGAGCATCACAGTGGGCTTGGGAGCCCCCTCCTGTGGGGAAGCCTGTCCTCCCCCCGGGACCCCCGTGGGGAGGGACCACTTGTAGCGGTCAGGGCAGGGGATCCTTGGGTCCTGGCGCTGGCTGCTCCGTCACTGGTTTCCCACCCCACACAGCAGACTGCAGGCTTTTTTGTTGCTCGCGCCGAGGGGCCTGCCTCtcagccttcctgctgctcctTCTGGCAACTCTTGCAGCCCTGATCGCCCTAGTCGTCATCCTTGGACCCCCACCTCGCACACCAG CCGCCCAGGCCTGCGTGACGCAGATGAACAGGACGGGATTCCTGTGCCGTGACCAGAGGAGCTGCATCCCGGCCAGCAGTGTCTGTGACGGCGTCCGCACCTGCGCGCACGGCGAGGACGAGGAGGAAGCCTTGTGCC GAGAAGTGCCCCGGAGCCTCCCCGGCTTCCTTGTGGCATACTGCGGAGACCCCGCTTCCTGGATCTACTCAGACCAAAAGTGTGATGGGATCAACAACTGTGGGGACTGCTCAGATGAACTGAGCCCAG TGACTATGTGCCCGCCCTGCGGCCCTGGGTGGTGGCACTGCCCCTCAACTGTCTTCAAATATTGCAGCTGTATCCCCAGGAGCCTCTGCCGGGATCAAGTGCAACACTGCTTCGACTGGTCCGACGAGTACTCCTGTCCTAGACCCTGA
- the LOC130838387 gene encoding low-density lipoprotein receptor class A domain-containing protein 1 isoform X4, with the protein MTMKGLLWSLPDKQLSLSPCLLRRKPRRRTGGWGVEQGRGTLIPTATHQTGPGPETAFGGVGPQTEPRASQWAWEPPPVGKPVLPPGPPWGGTTCSGQGRGSLGPGAGCSVTGFPPHTADCRLFCCSRRGACLSAFLLLLLATLAALIALVVILGPPPRTPAAQACVTQMNRTGFLCRDQRSCIPASSVCDGVRTCAHGEDEEEALCLTMCPPCGPGWWHCPSTVFKYCSCIPRSLCRDQVQHCFDWSDEYSCPRP; encoded by the exons ATGACTATGAAGGGCCTGCTTTGGTCTCTGCCCGATAAGcagctgtctctctctccctgcctcctgaggAGAAAGCCTCGTAGAAGgacaggagggtggggggtggagcaGGGACGCGGGACCCTCATCCCAACTGCCACTCACCAGACTGGACCTGGGCCAGAGACAGCCTTCGGTGGGGTGGGCCCGCAGACAGAGCCGAGAGCATCACAGTGGGCTTGGGAGCCCCCTCCTGTGGGGAAGCCTGTCCTCCCCCCGGGACCCCCGTGGGGAGGGACCACTTGTAGCGGTCAGGGCAGGGGATCCTTGGGTCCTGGCGCTGGCTGCTCCGTCACTGGTTTCCCACCCCACACAGCAGACTGCAGGCTTTTTTGTTGCTCGCGCCGAGGGGCCTGCCTCtcagccttcctgctgctcctTCTGGCAACTCTTGCAGCCCTGATCGCCCTAGTCGTCATCCTTGGACCCCCACCTCGCACACCAG CCGCCCAGGCCTGCGTGACGCAGATGAACAGGACGGGATTCCTGTGCCGTGACCAGAGGAGCTGCATCCCGGCCAGCAGTGTCTGTGACGGCGTCCGCACCTGCGCGCACGGCGAGGACGAGGAGGAAGCCTTGTGCC TGACTATGTGCCCGCCCTGCGGCCCTGGGTGGTGGCACTGCCCCTCAACTGTCTTCAAATATTGCAGCTGTATCCCCAGGAGCCTCTGCCGGGATCAAGTGCAACACTGCTTCGACTGGTCCGACGAGTACTCCTGTCCTAGACCCTGA